In Gossypium arboreum isolate Shixiya-1 chromosome 5, ASM2569848v2, whole genome shotgun sequence, a single genomic region encodes these proteins:
- the LOC108451892 gene encoding uncharacterized protein LOC108451892, translating into MSRPGDWNCRSCQHLNFQRRDSCQRCGEFRSGDHFGSYGGGRGGSSFGFTTGSDVRPGDWYCTAGNCGTHNFASRSSCFKCGAFKDESAGGFDSDVPRSRGFGGGNRSSWKSGDWICTRSGCNEHNFASRMECFRCSAPRDFTARTSY; encoded by the exons atgagcaGGCCAGGAGATTGGAACTGCAGGTCGTGCCAACACCTAAACTTCCAAAGGAGGGACTCCTGCCAACGCTGCGGGGAATTCCGGTCGGGTGATCACTTCGGTAGCTACGGTGGTGGGAGGGGTGGCTCCTCCTTTGGATTCACCACCGGCTCCGACGTCCGACCTGGTGATTGGTACTGCACTGCGGGAAACTGCGGTACCCACAATTTCGCCAGTCGTTCCAGCTGCTTCAAATGTGGTGCATTCAAGGACGAATCTGCCGGAGGTTTCGACAGCGACGTTCCGCGTTCTAGAGGATTTGGCGGCGGTAATCGATCCAGCTGGAAATCCGGCGACTGGATATGTACCAG GTCGGGATGCAATGAGCACAACTTTGCTAGCCGAATGGAATGTTTCAGATGCAGTGCCCCAAGAGACTTCACAGCTAGAACTTCATACTAA
- the LOC108450064 gene encoding uncharacterized protein LOC108450064: MLDRSLQMSLNCPPYLLVRQRTLCYKRLNPVRSMPPSSVILHTDEIGQFPESRKTCNPLVASLSSYDGPLLSAPNTVGILGGLSVDSTLNFLRKLVHLSKENEAKCMPFVVCSDPVLNRELSSLEMSSSSLCSRNEPSQSDHTRIVENLRSKRVFLKKSGAHCIVMPCHISHSWHDEVFKGCSVHSLHMAECVARELKEAGLKPLEAGSPLRIGVLATDATLKAGFYQEKLQIEGFEVVMPDKATMEHAVIPAIDALNRKDMEGARNLLRIALQVLLVRAVNTVIIASDDMRDVLPRDDPLLKKCIDPMDALARSTIKWAQQAADEGT, translated from the exons ATGTTGGATAGAAGCTTGCAAATGTCGCTGAATTGCCCACCTTACTTATTAGTTAGGCAGAGAACTCTTTGTTATAAAAGGTTGAATCCAGTTCGTTCTATGCCCCCATCTTCAGTTATCTTACACACTGATGAAATTGGGCAATTTCCTGAATCTAGGAAAACTTGTAATCCATTAGTAGCTTCTTTAAGCAGCTATGATGGGCCCTTGCTCAGTGCTCCTAATACTGTGGGAATACTTGGGGGGTTATCTGTTGATTCTACTCTAAATTTCTTGAGAAAATTAGTACATTTGAGCAAAGAGAACGAAGCGAAATGTATGCCTTTTGTTGTTTGCTCTGATCCAGTTTTGAATAGGGAGCTTTCATCACTGGAGATGAGTTCGTCTTCCCTCTGCAGTAGAAATGAACCTTCACAATCCGATCATACCCGCATTGTCGAAAATCTACGGAGTAAAAGGGTTTTCCTTAAGAAATCAGGAGCTCACTGCATTGTAATGCCTTGTCATATTTCTCACTCATGGCATGATGAAGTGTTTAAGGGGTGTTCTGTTCATTCACTTCACATGGCTGAGTGTGTTGCTAGGGAGCTTAAGGAAGCTGGGTTGAAGCCACTGGAAGCCGGGAGCCCTTTGCGTATCGGGGTTCTCGCCACTGATGCAACTCTAAAAGCAGGGTTTTACCAAGAGAAACTGCAAATTGAG GGGTTTGAGGTTGTGATGCCAGATAAAGCAACCATGGAACACGCTGTAATCCCTGCTATCGATGCTTTAAACAGAAAAGACATGGAAGGAGCACGGAATCTGCTGAGAATTGCTCTCCAGGTTCTTCTGGTTAGGGCGGTTAACACAGTTATCATTGCATCTGATGATATGCGTGATGTTTTGCCTCGGGATGATCCACTTCTTAAGAAATGTATTGACCCTATGGACGCATTGGCCAGGTCAACTATAAAGTGGGCACAGCAAGCTGCGGACGAAGGTACATAA
- the LOC108449961 gene encoding F-box/kelch-repeat protein At3g61590-like, giving the protein MWSNLPFDVLAKIFSFLSPDSLARARSTCRHWNSCVDTYPITTSFILLSLHHRAWFLALPTRNRGQHCYVYNPVIDNWHLLSLDFLPDPVRPVASIGALILVRPTNCTVLQLALCNPFTRQFRYLPMSNISRTNPAVGVVTLDSVQHGPNPNFRVYVAGGMSEAPRGGAMYELKLEMYDSTDDTWHVVGFVPTEFAVRLTVWTPNESVYSNGVLYWMTSARAYSVMGYEIDGHRWRGFGVPMADKLEFAALLCRNGGLTLVGGASEGEACIWELKEGDRWGLIEKVPMEMGRKLLGGKRSWGSIKCVGSEEAIYLYKELGSGMVVWREMEEKARWAWFWIEGCHSIGGNQVPNLPIKGVFLHPNLFPFTF; this is encoded by the coding sequence ATGTGGAGCAACCTTCCATTTGACGTTCTAGCTAAGATCTTCTCCTTCCTCTCCCCGGACTCTTTGGCGCGTGCCAGATCCACTTGCCGGCACTGGAACTCGTGTGTCGACACCTACCCCATCACCACCTCCTTCATTCTACTGTCCCTGCACCACCGAGCTTGGTTCTTGGCTCTCCCAACTCGAAACCGTGGCCAACACTGCTATGTTTATAATCCGGTCATCGACAACTGGCACCTGCTCTCACTCGATTTCTTGCCTGACCCGGTACGACCCGTTGCATCCATCGGCGCCCTCATCCTTGTGAGACCAACAAATTGTACAGTTCTTCAATTAGCTCTATGTAACCCTTTTACTAGGCAATTTAGGTACCTTCCAATGTCAAATATCAGTAGAACGAATCCGGCGGTTGGCGTTGTAACATTAGACTCAGTCCAACACGGTCCAAACCCGAACTTCAGAGTTTACGTGGCAGGCGGGATGTCCGAAGCACCACGAGGGGGTGCCATGTACGAACTCAAGCTGGAAATGTACGACTCGACGGACGACACGTGGCACGTCGTGGGGTTCGTGCCAACGGAATTTGCTGTGAGACTAACTGTGTGGACACCAAATGAGAGTGTGTACTCAAACGGGGTTCTCTACTGGATGACTTCAGCCAGAGCTTATAGTGTAATGGGGTACGAGATTGATGGCCACAGGTGGCGAGGATTCGGTGTTCCAATGGCGGACAAGCTTGAATTTGCGGCGCTGTTGTGCCGCAATGGTGGGTTGACGCTTGTGGGTGGAGCAAGTGAAGGAGAGGCGTGTATATGGGAGCTGAAGGAGGGGGATAGATGGGGGTTAATCGAAAAGGTGCCAATGGAAATGGGGAGAAAGCTTTTGGGTGGGAAGAGGAGTTGGGGCAGCATTAAATGCGTGGGCAGCGAAGAGGCCATTTATCTGTACAAGGAACTTGGGTCAGGAATGGTAGTCTGGAGAGAAATGGAAGAAAAGGCGAGATGGGCATGGTTTTGGATTGAAGGCTGTCATTCCATTGGTGGTAACCAAGTTCCAAATTTGCCCATTAAGGGTGTTTTTCTTCACCCAAATCTTTTTCCATTTACATTCTGA
- the LOC108449962 gene encoding uncharacterized protein LOC108449962 isoform X1, translating to MHGRKAYQLVKEFAGSEKGHLKIFNDELFERVAEECNEHHNALQSLIRKMQEEGLEVQTARNADHYGALVHHLSLIRNKRCLMAYVYNRAEIIRDLAWKVGLLHELPCEIKEKFSDSEEQYFKDHSKSLKMYMSQLSLDVNVDMVPPKDPYIKVRVLEDLGSGIILSDKSANFASHSMHFLKRTDAEQYIARGLMEELIS from the exons ATGCACGGCAGAAAGGCGTATCAGTTGGTGAAAGAGTTTGCCGGTAGTGAAAAAGGGCATCTCAAGATTTTCAAC GACGAGCTGTTTGAACGAGTAGCTGAAGAATGCAATGAGCATCATAATGCACTTCAGTCATTGATAAG GAAAATGCAAGAGGAGGGACTAGAAGTCCAAACAGCTAGAAATGCAGATCATTATGGAGCACTCGTCCATCACCTTTCTTTAATTCGCAACAAGCGTTGCCTAATGGCATATGT GTACAACCGAGCTGAAATTATCCGAGATTTGGCATGGAAGGTAGGGCTGCTTCATGAGCTTCCATGTGAAATTAAGGAGAAGTTCAGTGACTCAGAGGAACAGTATTTCAAAGATCATTCTAAATCTTTGAAAATGTACATGTCACAGCTGAGTCTTGATGTAAATGTG GATATGGTGCCTCCGAAAGATCCCTACATCAAGGTAAGAGTGCTTGAAGATTTGGGAAGTGGAATAATTCTTAGTGATAAATCTGCCAATTTTGCTAGCCACTCAATGCACTTTCTGAAACGAACTGATGCAGAGCAATACATTGCACGG GGCTTAATGGAGGAATTGATAAGCTGA
- the LOC108449962 gene encoding uncharacterized protein LOC108449962 isoform X2, with product MQEEGLEVQTARNADHYGALVHHLSLIRNKRCLMAYVYNRAEIIRDLAWKVGLLHELPCEIKEKFSDSEEQYFKDHSKSLKMYMSQLSLDVNVDMVPPKDPYIKVRVLEDLGSGIILSDKSANFASHSMHFLKRTDAEQYIARGLMEELIS from the exons ATGCAAGAGGAGGGACTAGAAGTCCAAACAGCTAGAAATGCAGATCATTATGGAGCACTCGTCCATCACCTTTCTTTAATTCGCAACAAGCGTTGCCTAATGGCATATGT GTACAACCGAGCTGAAATTATCCGAGATTTGGCATGGAAGGTAGGGCTGCTTCATGAGCTTCCATGTGAAATTAAGGAGAAGTTCAGTGACTCAGAGGAACAGTATTTCAAAGATCATTCTAAATCTTTGAAAATGTACATGTCACAGCTGAGTCTTGATGTAAATGTG GATATGGTGCCTCCGAAAGATCCCTACATCAAGGTAAGAGTGCTTGAAGATTTGGGAAGTGGAATAATTCTTAGTGATAAATCTGCCAATTTTGCTAGCCACTCAATGCACTTTCTGAAACGAACTGATGCAGAGCAATACATTGCACGG GGCTTAATGGAGGAATTGATAAGCTGA
- the LOC108450516 gene encoding uncharacterized protein At1g15400-like, translating to MAGLQRSAVSFRRQGSSGLVWDDKFLSELNQGKPEEQQQGGDTKQLQKEEPRQLQDNRNPEKIDVVKGVAPINTIERNRSNGERRGYRTGGKVSPAIDPPSPKVSACGFCSALGKQTKNHRKKPGKHRTK from the coding sequence ATGGCTGGTTTGCAAAGATCAGCGGTGTCTTTTAGAAGGCAAGGGTCTTCGGGGCTTGTTTGGGATGACAAGTTTTTGTCGGAGTTGAATCAAGGGAAACCAGAAGAGCAGCAACAAGGAGGAGACACGAAACAGCTGCAGAAAGAGGAACCAAGGCAGTTGCAAGACAATCGTAACCCAGAAAAGATTGACGTTGTTAAGGGTGTTGCCCCCATCAACACCATCGAAAGAAACCGATCAAATGGTGAAAGACGAGGTTACCGGACTGGTGGCAAGGTATCCCCTGCTATTGACCCGCCTTCTCCAAAGGTTTCAGCTTGTGGTTTCTGCAGTGCTCTTGGGAAACAAACCAAGAATCATAGGAAAAAGCCTGGTAAGCATAGAACAAAATAG
- the LOC108450327 gene encoding uncharacterized protein LOC108450327 — translation MGWIGDTVDSIKSIQIRQLLTQAVSLGMIVTSALIIWKALMCITGSESPVVVVLSGSMEPGFKRGDILFLHMSKDPIRAGEIVVFNVDGREIPIVHRVIKVHERQDTGEVDVLTKGDNNYGDDRLLYAQGQQWLHRHHIMGRAVGFLPYVGWVTIIMTEKPIIKYILIGALGLLVITSKD, via the exons ATGGGATGGATCGGAGACACCGTAGACTCCATCAAATCAATTCAGATCCGGCAGCTCCTCACTCAGGCCGTCAGTCTTG GTATGATCGTTACATCAGCCCTTATAATATGGAAGGCATTGATGTGCATCACTGGCAGTGAATCTCCTGTTGTGGTTGTTCTTTCTGGAAGTATGGAACCTGGCTTCAAGAGA GGTGATATTTTGTTCTTGCACATGAGTAAAGATCCTATTCGTGCAGGGGAGATTGTTGTTTTTAATGTTGAT GGCCGTGAAATCCCAATTGTCCATCGTGTAATTAAg gtCCATGAAAGGCAAGATACTGGAGAAGTTGATGTCCTCACCAAAG GAGACAACAATTATGGGGATGACAGGCTTTTATATGCTCAAGGTCAGCAATGGCTTCATCGGCACCATATCATGGGCAGAGCTGTGGG GTTCTTGCCTTATGTTGGTTGGGTAACCATAATCATGACTGAAAAACCAATTATCAAG TATATTCTGATTGGAGCATTGGGGTTGCTTGTTATAACTTCTAAAGACTGA
- the LOC108451941 gene encoding embryo-specific protein ATS3B-like yields MMRAVIYLLPLTFIFFTIADGKRILPLLQPQPLESFKVNATQNVGSCTYTVSIRTSCSSTTYTRDQISLAFGDAYGNQVYAPRLDDPYSRTFESCSTDTFQIKGPCTYQICYLYLYRSGYDGWKPESVTVYGYYTKAATFNYNVFIPNGVWYGFDFCYRRGSASA; encoded by the exons ATGATGAGAGCAGTGATCTATTTGCTCCCCTTGActttcatcttcttcaccatagcTGATGGTAAGCGCATCCTTCCACTGCTTCAGCCTCAGCCTCTTGAATCCTTCAAGGTCAATGCAACCCAG AATGTGGGGAGCTGCACTTACACAGTATCAATAAGGACAAGCTGTTCTTCAACTACCTACACAAGAGATCAGATCAGTCTTGCATTTGGCGATGCTTATGGGAATCAG GTGTATGCACCAAGGCTGGATGATCCATACTCGAGAACATTTGAAAGCTGTTCAACTGATACATTTCAAATAAAGGGTCCTTGCACATACCAGATTTGCTATCTTTACCTCTACAGGAGTGGATATGATGGTTGGAAGCCAGAGAGCGTGACTGTGTACGGATATTATACCAAAGCTGCCACATTTAATTACAATGTCTTTATTCCTAATGGGGTTTGGTATGGCTTTGATTTCTGTTATAGAAGGGGTTCCGCATCTGCATGA
- the LOC108451196 gene encoding SPX domain-containing protein 2-like has protein sequence MKYGKKHRAEVAKSLPEWRDLFMSYKALKREVKLINPIRFNSNGKKRSRSWPTEDMGFALLLARELDKINTFYIDKEEDYIIGFKELEIRAENVNGNEEMLELQKEILGFHSEMVMLLHYSVINFAGLMKIVKKHKKRTGAYTSVYSFYMPRVLQQPFFSTDLLYNLIKGCEEILDRLSPPNHP, from the exons ATGAAATACGGAAAAAAACATCGAGCGGAGGTAGCAAAAAGCTTGCCTGAGTGGCGAGACTTGTTTATGTCTTACAAGGCATTAAAGAGGGAAGTGAAACTGATAAACCCCATTCGTTTTAATTCAAATGGAAAGAAAAGGTCAAGATCATGGCCAACTGAAGACATGGGGTTTGCCCTGTTACTCGCCAGGGAACTGGATAAGATCAATACCTTTTACATCGACAAAGAGGAAGATTACATAATCGGATTCAAG GAGCTGGAAATCAGGGCTGAAAACGTGAACGGTAATGAAGAAATGTTGGAATTGCAGAAAGAAATTTTGGGTTTTCATTCAGAGATGGTGATGCTGCTACATTACAGTGTCATTAACTTTGCAG GGTTGATGAAGATCGTGAAGAAGCACAAGAAGCGGACGGGTGCCTATACTTCAGTTTACTCATTCTACATGCCAAGAGTTCTTCAACAGCCATTCTTCTCTACCGATTTGCTTTACAATCTTATCAAAGGATGTGAAGAAATACTTGACCGTCTCTCTCCCCCCAATCATCCCTAA
- the LOC108452566 gene encoding uncharacterized protein LOC108452566: protein MSSGICSQSGLVLATAMVVSSTVIFLTFSRQKALPPPKQTLRPCISSEGKKRDKKKKKVQFAENVKETNGNGEEYRKEQRKKIMAEAAGARSAEVDRFCRNEMPPNRIALYNGILRDRVRFHRMESSY, encoded by the exons ATGTCTTCAGGAATATGTTCACAAAGTGGTCTGGTGTTAGCTACTGCTATGGTTGTCTCCAGCACTGTGATTTTCCTTACTTTTTCGAGGCAAAAGGCTTTGCCTCCTCCTAAGCAAACTCTTCGTCCTTGCATCTCTTCAG AGGGGAAGAAAAGggataaaaagaagaagaaagtgcAGTTCGCTGAGAATGTGAAGGAAACAAATGGGAATGGAGAAGAGTATAGGAAAGAACAACGAAAGAAGATAATGGCGGAAGCAGCAGGTGCAAGGTCAGCAGAAGTTGATAGATTTTGCAGAAATGAAATGCCGCCTAACAGGATTGCTTTATATAATGGAATTCTCAGGGATCGTGTTCGTTTCCATAGAATGGAGAGTTCTTATTGA